Below is a genomic region from Nitrospirota bacterium.
TCGGTGGAACGATACTTGGAACCACAAACAGGGGAAATCCTTTCGATTATAGGACAATCGAGAATGGAAAAGTAATAGCACGGGATATGTCAAGAACCGTGCTTGAGACCCTCAGGGCTTATGAGATAGAGGCACTGATCGTTGTTGGTGGAGATGGGTCATTGAGTATAGCACAGAGATTATACGAGATGGGGGTGGCGCTAGTCGGTGTTCCCAAGACCATTGATAACGACCTCTCAGCAACCGATGTCACATTCGGATTTGACACAGCAGTAAATACCGCTATGGAGGCACTCGATAAACTCCACTCTACTGCAGAAAGCCATCACAGGGCGATGGTCCTTGAGGTGATGGGGAGGAACGCAGGGTGGATAGCTGTTGAGGCAGGGCTGGCAGGGAGTGCAGATGTAATACTCATACCTGAGATACCATTTAAGATGGAAAAGGTGATTGAAAAGATAGAGGATAGAAATAAGAAGGGATACAAGTTCAGCATCATTGTAGTTGCTGAAGGTGCAAGACCAGAGGGTGGTGAGGTATCCACCGTGAAGTATAGACTCGGTGTGCTCGATGCCTATGAGAGACTCGGAGGCATCGGTTCAAAGGTTGGTAGGGCGATCGAAGATAGACTGGATGTTGAAGTAAGGGTAACTGTTCTCGGGCACATCCAGAGGGGTGGCTCTCCAACAGCCTTTGACAGGATACTTGCTACAAGGTTTGGAACAGAGGCAGTTACGCTTATTGAACAGAAAAGATTCGGAGAGATGGTCTGCCTCAGTGGCGGGGAGATAAAAACAGTGCTGATAAAAGAGGCAATTGGTAGATTAAGAACAGTTCCTCCTGATGGACAGCTCGTAACCTCTGCAGAGTCCATTGGTATTTCCTTTGGTCGATGACTCATAGAGATGGCTCATAGAGAAGATAAAGTGTCACAATTCCTCCTCGAGATCAAAGACCTGAAAACCTATTTTTACTCACCTGATGGTATCATCAAGGCAGTAGATGGCGTAAGTCTCAGTGTAGATAGGGGTAACATCATTGGTATAGCAGGCGAATCGGGCTGTGGTAAGTCTGTCACTGCTCTTTCTATCATGCGGATACTCCAGATGCCGCCTGCAAAGATAGTCTCTGGAAATATATACTTCAAAGGAGAAGACCTTTTAAGACTACCAGAGGAGCAGATGCGTAGCATCAGAGGCGCACAGATATCAATGGTATTTCAGGAGCCAATGACATCTCTAAATCCTGTCCTTACGATTGGCTATCAGATTGCAGAAAGCATAAGGACTCATCTGAAGGCTTCTAAAAAGGAATCTATGCAACGCGTAGTTGAAACACTGAGGGCTGTGGGTATGCCGTCCCCTGAAGAACGCATCAATGAATATCCACACCAGATGAGTGGAGGAATGAGGCAGAGGGCAATGATAGCAATGGCACTCTCATGCAATCCATTGCTACTAATAGCAGATGAGCCAACTACCGCACTGGATGTTACCATTCAGGCACAGATACTCGAATTACTTAACACGATAAGAGCTAAGTATGGAACATCTATTATTATAATTACTCATGACCTCGGTATAATAGCAGAGGTAACAGACAGGGTAGCAATTATGTATGCAGGGCGAATCGTTGAAAAGGCATCAACAGAGGAGATATTTCTCAATCCTAAGCACCCATACACCCTTGGACTCCTTGAGTCGATTCCCAAAAAACAGGATACGAGGCTAAGACCAATACCTGGCACAATTCCCAACCCCCTTGATCTTCCCGTTGGATGTAAATTTCAACCAAGATGCATCTATTCTATAGATATCTGCGAAGAAGAGCCATCACCCAGTGTGGTCAGAGAAGGACATATAGTTAGATGCTACCGTTGGAAGGAAATAGGAACATGCTGAGTCTTCTTTCTGTAAAAGGACTGAGAAAATGGTTTCCTCTGAGGACAGGAATTTTTGAGAAGAAAAGGTTTGTCCGTGCAATTGATTGCATAGACTTTGATATAAATAAAGGAGAGGTATTAGCACTCGTTGGTGAGAGCGGATGTGGTAAAACTACGGTAGGTCGCACAATTCTGAGGCTTATCGAACCAGATAGTGGAAGCATTGTATTTGAAGATGAAGATATACTGAAGGTTGACAGAACACAACTGAGGATTTTGAGAAAGAGAATGCAGATAATCTTTCAGGATCCATTCGCCTCACTCAATCCGAGAAAGAGGATAATAGATACGGTTGGAGAACCACTAATAATCCACAATATTGCGAAAGGAAACCAGCTAAAAGAAAGGGTAGTAATGCTTCTTGAGAGGGTGGGACTTTCCGCTGAAGCCCTTTATCGCTATCCACATGAATTCAGTGGTGGACAGAGGCAGAGAATAGGCATAGCAAGGGCTATAGCGGTAGAGCCATCATTTATTGTAGCGGATGAACCATTATCTGCACTCGATGTATCCATACAGGCACAGATATTGAATCTGCTTCAGGATATAAAAGAATCATCAGGGCTTTCATTCTTGTTTATTTCACACGACTTAAGGGTAGTCAGACATTTCAGTAACAGGGTTGCTGTGATGTATCTTGGAAGTATTGTGGAGTTAGTGGATTCAGAAGAATTCTTTGCTAACCCACTACATCCCTATTCCAGAGCCCTTATCTCTGCTGTACCTGAACCAGTGCCACAGAAGAAAAAGGAAAGGATAGTGCTTGAGGGTGATGTGCCATCAGCAACCGATATGCCTGCTGGATGCAGGTTTCACACCAGATGCCCGAGGCGATTTGAGCCATGTGATAAGACT
It encodes:
- a CDS encoding ABC transporter ATP-binding protein; translated protein: MAHREDKVSQFLLEIKDLKTYFYSPDGIIKAVDGVSLSVDRGNIIGIAGESGCGKSVTALSIMRILQMPPAKIVSGNIYFKGEDLLRLPEEQMRSIRGAQISMVFQEPMTSLNPVLTIGYQIAESIRTHLKASKKESMQRVVETLRAVGMPSPEERINEYPHQMSGGMRQRAMIAMALSCNPLLLIADEPTTALDVTIQAQILELLNTIRAKYGTSIIIITHDLGIIAEVTDRVAIMYAGRIVEKASTEEIFLNPKHPYTLGLLESIPKKQDTRLRPIPGTIPNPLDLPVGCKFQPRCIYSIDICEEEPSPSVVREGHIVRCYRWKEIGTC
- a CDS encoding ATP-dependent 6-phosphofructokinase, coding for MKIAILTGGGDCPGLNAVIRAVVRAATRFGWVVLGVEDGFEGLILPNKIRVMTPWNTRGILHIGGTILGTTNRGNPFDYRTIENGKVIARDMSRTVLETLRAYEIEALIVVGGDGSLSIAQRLYEMGVALVGVPKTIDNDLSATDVTFGFDTAVNTAMEALDKLHSTAESHHRAMVLEVMGRNAGWIAVEAGLAGSADVILIPEIPFKMEKVIEKIEDRNKKGYKFSIIVVAEGARPEGGEVSTVKYRLGVLDAYERLGGIGSKVGRAIEDRLDVEVRVTVLGHIQRGGSPTAFDRILATRFGTEAVTLIEQKRFGEMVCLSGGEIKTVLIKEAIGRLRTVPPDGQLVTSAESIGISFGR
- a CDS encoding oligopeptide/dipeptide ABC transporter ATP-binding protein translates to MLPLEGNRNMLSLLSVKGLRKWFPLRTGIFEKKRFVRAIDCIDFDINKGEVLALVGESGCGKTTVGRTILRLIEPDSGSIVFEDEDILKVDRTQLRILRKRMQIIFQDPFASLNPRKRIIDTVGEPLIIHNIAKGNQLKERVVMLLERVGLSAEALYRYPHEFSGGQRQRIGIARAIAVEPSFIVADEPLSALDVSIQAQILNLLQDIKESSGLSFLFISHDLRVVRHFSNRVAVMYLGSIVELVDSEEFFANPLHPYSRALISAVPEPVPQKKKERIVLEGDVPSATDMPAGCRFHTRCPRRFEPCDKTEPAMIEEGRGHKVACHLYGKQ